AACAGGCGAATGACGCCAACAGGCCAGTGACGCAATAGGCTAGTGGCACAATAGGCGAGTGATGCGATAGGTGATGCAAAAGGTGAATGACGCAACAGTCAAGTGACGCAACAGGTGAATGACGCAACAGGCAATGCAACAGGCGAATGACGCAACAGGCCGGTAATGCAACAGGCCAGTGACGCAACAGGCGGGTGGCACAATAGGCCAGTGACGCAACAGGCAATGCAACAGGCGAATGACGCAACAGGCGAATAATTCAACAGGCCAGTGATGCGGACTGGATGGGCCCAACATTAAAGAACATAGATTCGTCactgtctttttctttattttaattgatttcggagaggaaagaagagaaacatccacgatgagcgagaatcatggaccggctgcctcctgcacgccccccactggggatcgagccggcaacccgggcctgtgcccttgaccgggaatcgaaccctgacctcctggttcctaggtccacgctcaacccctgagccacaccagccggggtcCTTACACTATTTAATTGCTGCAAAAGtcaaattttattgattttgagagagagagggagtgggatagagagagagaaacatcatggactggctgcctcctgcacgccccacactggggatcaagccgggcaggaggccgctgatccaGGAGTCtcactcatcatggatgtttctctctctccctctctctaatcaatatatctacatataaagggtgtcccaaaattcacgcaagattggAATTCTGCgcgagcattaacaacaacaacaaaacataaaagCCTGATTGGACccggtttattgaatcagattctaataccTGTTGCCCTTGGATGTCAATCCCTTCGATTCGATCAGCATCACCAGGTACCAATGACGGCCCGGGAGCAGGGACCaggaagaccaatgaagaccgcggctttgcgtctgtgccagcagAGCCGGGGAGGCCAGGGACCCGATCTGCTATTCCACACATAACCCTAGACTGTGTCCTTtacgaatcaataaaaaatttacaatttttcatgatgaacctgtgttttctatcaaaattacttcttgcgtgaattttgggacaccctatatataagcCAGGCGACCAAGCGACCGACCAACCAGAACCACAGGTGGCTATGATGCGCGCTGCGGCCGGCCaaccaggctgatgggggggtgggggggcaggctggcctgccaacctcctgcggccccttcACACACACCCCCCAGGCCTGCCCTCGGGGCGCCGTCCACCCCGCCACCGCAGATCCTGCCCCCTATGGGACCCCCCAATCGAGGGAAGGGCCCGTTAATCCAATCAGGGCCAGACTGGCTGGCCAAACCCTCCCCTCAGCCTCCGGGATGGGACCCCATGGGGGTGCGGGAgggcccccaacccccaccctggcTCCGATTCTTACGCCCGGGCTTCTGGTAAATATATAAAACCAGCTCCTCTTTGATCCCAGCCGCCCTGGGTGCAGAAAAACCGGTTTCTAACATTAAttcccaaaaaagaaagaaaagatttattCCCAGAAGGCCAAGGAGGTTAAGCAGATTAGTGAGGGAGGAGCCCGCGCGGTGCCCAAGTCACAGCTCCCTGGGCCGGACTCCGGCCCGGATCGCTCCGGGCAAAGTCCCTCCAGCGCGTCCGGCTCGCGCGCGCTCCGTCCGATGGCGCCCAGGGGACCCGCCTCGCCCGCCGCCAGGTGCGCGGAACCCCAGGGGCGCAGCCCGCACCGGGGTCTGGGTTGAGGGGCACGGGGTGGAGGTGGACGCGAAGGAGAAGAGTGGGGAGGGCGCAGTCCCCAGGGCGAGCGGGGATCCCCGAGAAAGAGCTGCTGTGGGTGTGGCTAGAATTCCCCCAAAACGCAGCTCGAGGCCTGGTTAGGGGCGCGGGGCCAAAGGCCTTGGGTAGCGGCCGAGCCCCGCCCCACGGGataaggagaaggagggggaggagggagaggcggaagggaggagaaaaggcGGAGAAAGTCCGAGAAAGGCCCGCTGGGTCCGCCCCCAGGTCTCCAAGACGCGCCTCCGTTCGCCCCTCCCCCGCGCGGCCAGTCACCGGCGCACCCCCACTCCCTAAGGCACTTGAGGTGCAAACCCCGTGGGGTCCCCTTCCCCCCGAACGCGGCTGTCTCCCCGACAAACCCTGGTGACCCCCCTCCTCGCTCCTCGGGAGTTGGGCCTCACCTCCGTCCAACACGCTCTCGCCACGACCCGCCCCCGCGCGCCCCAACCCGCAACACTAAGAGACACCCCATCCCGCCTCATGCCTTCGTTTTTCCCAACCGTCAACACTCGCCAGGACGCAGCCAGTGCGCCCCTAGCCACGTACCCCTCTCCTGGGCCCAGCGACGAGCTCTCTGGCCACGCCTCAGTCCGGGTCCCCCCGGGGCACGTCCCCTCTGAACGTCCGAACGGCTCATTCCGCAACCCTGGCGGAACCGGGAAATGGGGACCCCCGGATGAGCTGGAGCTTACAGCCCAGAGCCCCCCCGGGAATGGGGATCAGGGCCATCCTGGCGCCGTGTCCCTCCCCCGAGTTACAGCGCGGGGGGCGCCCGGGATCCGCCCCGTGCGCTCCAAGTGCCTTTACGCACGGCAGCCTGCGCGCTCTTGGCGCTCTAGCGCCGTAACTGTGTATTGGAAACAACTGTGCCatatccccccccaccccacccccctgtccTGTCTGGGGGtgcttttcatctctctctctcatccttttaatatgtaaatatcGCTCTGCTCCCGGCATTCGCGGGCCCGCCTTCATCATGGCGCAGGCGGAACTGCCCGCGAGGTTTGGCGACTCCGCCCCGGAAAAGGGAGGCGCGGGCGGGCGGTGGATGCCAGCGCCCCACCTCCTGGCCCGCCCTTTAGGGAGAGGTAACTGCTGTGTCCCAATTGCAAAGCGGTTTGAAGGAGGCGCCTGCATTCAAACAGAAACCGGAGTTTGGCACCGCGCGCCCGTTCCAAGCTTTCCCGCGTTGTGCGGTTTTTTTTACGCAAGGAACCGGGACAAAAGGAACCGCCTATAGGCGCCATCCCGTGGCAAAGCCCGAATTAAGCGGAAATGCAATTTGCCGGCAGGTAGAGCTGGTTAGAAAGGGCGACTTTTCGTTTGTTTAcgtaaaaacacaaacaaacattcaaacctgtaaaagcatttttgtgagtttatttgagccacgTGGTTGACAATTGCCTGGAGGCAGAAGCTCAACGGATTGAGATCATGTTCCTGAGAATGGCGATTTCTCAccgttttattttatgtatttatttttatttatttcagagagagagagagagagagagacacatccatgatgagagagaatcacggaccgcctgcctcccgcacacccctgcACCAGGGGGATCCATcccaccacccgggcctgtgcccttgaccgggaatcgaacccgggacccttcactccgcaggccgacgctctgtccactgagccacaccagctaggaccCACCCTGTTTTAGGGCAATGGTTCTCACCCTTGGccgcacgttagaatcacctgggaatcttttttaaaatcctgatttctgggcggCGGCGGGAGAAAGCCAAgccgggaaacctctgggattggataaaaagtaaaatgatgggcaCCTGCTTCTTGGACTCAACTGGGTGCAGGACAGGTAACTCGGTAGCAATGAAGGGGGATTGGTGGTCtgtgtcctgggggtgggggtgggggtgtccaggAAAAAGGAAGTTCCAAGCGACCCAGACATTCATTTCACAGGTTGCGTCATCTTAGATGCAAAAGAGACAACAGGCTCCTGAGAGATCTAAGCTGaaccccggccggtgtggctcagtggacagagcgccggcctgcggactgaagggtcccgggttcgattcccggtccagggcacaggcccgggtttgcgggctggatccctcagggtggggtgtgcgggaggcggccgatccatgattctctctcatcgtggatgtcgctatctctctctccctctcccttcctctctctgaaatcaataaaaatatttttttttaaagaaagatctaAGTTGATCTTTGCCAAGGAAGATACTGgcgttaacgtaaaaaaccactGAAACCCGTAAAGAATTTTGGTGAGTTTGTTGGAGCCAAACCGTCGACAATTCGCAGGAAATAGAACCTCAGTGGATTGAGAGAATGCTCCGGGGAATGGCCGGTTACgtctgtatttatacatgaaatccattggggATGGATTAAGGAGGCGGGAGCAAGCAAAGaggggaacccctgggattggataaaaggtgGAATGATGGACACACGCTTAGGCGGGTGCAGGGACGATGAACATGGTAATAACGAAGGGATTGGCGGTCTCCGTCCTGGCGGCCAGCCCAGTAGGTGGTGCCCCCGGGGGCCACAGAAAACGGGGCGTTACCAGGCACCCAGACATTTCCAGGCTGTGTGACCCCAGATGCAAAAGGACAGACAGGCTCCGTGAGGGCGCAGGTTGACCTTGTCGGTGACCTTGTGGGCCTAGGAGGTGGccacccaccataaactgcttttagttgaaggttcatttcagaccatcctttgggGCGACGTTAGGGCTCTGGGTTTGCAAGACGGCCACCCAGGCCGCCCCTGAGCCGGTCGGGTCAgcctgtggccccttttgtccacacgtCCCAAAGTGTAGatcttttttacaaaatatatatatattttattgattttttacagagaggaagggagagggacagagagttagaaacatggatgagagagaaacatcgatcggctgcctcctgcacgcccccactggggatgtgcccgccacccaggtccatgcccttgaccgggaatcgaacccgggacccttccgtccgcaggccgacgctctgtccactgagccacaccggccatggCCAAAGTCTCGGCCTTCATGTCCGACTCTGCTTTCCCCTCTAGGAACCGCGGGCCGGCTCTGGCCGCCCTGTGCTTGCTTCTGGGGACCGGCCGGCTCCCAGCCGCCGACACCCTCAGACCAAATGTCCTCCTGATCATGGCGGACGATCTCGGCATCGGGGACCTGGGCTGCTATGGGAACAGCACACTGAGGTacccggggctggggagggggtgtgtgcctgtgcgtgtgtgtgtgcgtgtgcgtgtgcgtgtgtgtgtgtatgtgtatgtgtgtatgtgtgtgtctgtgtgtatgtgtgtatgtgtgtgtgtgtctgtgtatgtgtgagtgtgtgtgtatgtgtgtatgtgtatatatgtgtgtatgtgtgtgtgtgtatgtgtgtatgtatgtgtgtgtgtctgtgtctgtgtgtgtatgtatgtgtgtctgtgtctgtgtctgtgtctgtatgtgtgaatgtgtatgtgtgtgtgcgtatctgtgtctgtgtgtgtacgtgtgtatatgtgtctgtgtgtctctgtgtgtgtatgtgtgtctgtctgtgtgtatgcatgtgtctgtctgtgtatgtatgtgtgtatgtgtttgtgtgtatgtgtatgtgtctgtgtgtatgtatgtgtctgtgtatgtgtgtgtatgtgtgtgtatgtgtgtgtatgtcggtgtatgcatgtgtctgtgtctgtgtatgtatgtgtgtatgtgtttgtgtgtatgtgtgtgtatgtctgtgtgtgtgcatgtgtctgtgtctgtgtatgtgtgtgtgtatgtgtctgtgtgtatgtatgtgtctgtgtatgtgtgtgtatgtgtgtgtgtgcgtatctgtgtctctgtgtgtatgtatgtgtatgtgtgtgtgtgtgtgtgtgtctttggctGAAGGATCCATTGAAAATCTGCCTGTAGCCCAGCTATATTATATCTATATTAATATCGAtatgtatacattatttttttaaatatatatgttttgatttcagagaggaagagagagatagaaacatccatgatgagagagaatcaccgattggctgcctcctgcccgccccctactggggatcaagcccacaacccaggcctgtgcccttgatcggcaatcgaacccgggacccttcagtccgcaggccgacactctatccactgagccacaccagttagggcctATGTATAtagtattaatttcagagaggaagggagagagagagaaacatccatgatgagagagaatcagggaccggctgcctcctgcacgccccctactggggatggagcccgcaacccgggcctgtgcccttgaccggaatcgaacccgtgacctcctggttcctaggtcgatgctctatccactgagccacaccagccgggctgcaaAGGTCCCATTTCCAACTCAGGTTCATGGCAGATGCGTTTCCTTGGAGGGTCCGGCCCAGGCTGGGTGCGCGCCCCCTTCCTGAGGGTGTCCTCTGTGTGGTTCTCTCAGGACCCCCAACATCGACCGGCTGGCGGCCGAAGGCGTGAGGCTCACCCAGCACCTGGCGGCCGCCCCCCTCTGCACCCCAAGCAGAGCGGCTTTCCTGACGGGGAGACTCGCTCTCAGATCAGGTGGGTGTCGGGGGGACGACAGCGAAaaggacagatggatggatggacggattgATACGTAGATGatgatgggtagatggatggatagatgatgatagatagatagatagatagatagatagatagatagatagatagatagatagatgatagatagatagatagatagatagatagatagatagatagatagacagacaatTGGATAGacatgatagatggatagatacatacttaggtaggtagatagataagatgaatgaatggatagaaagatggatggatagatgatagataggtgataaagatagatagatgatagatagataggtagatagatagatagatataaataatagatagatggtagacagatagataatagatagatgatagttaTATAATAGATTGATAGACAAATGGATAGatatgatagatggatagatacatACTTAGGTTGGTAGGTAGATAAGATGAATGAATAGATAGACAATGGATGGAttaatagatagatgatggatagacACATAGATGATGaaagatggatagatgatggatggatagatagatgatagatagatagatagatagatagatagatagatagatagataatagataaatagatacatGATAGATATATAAAAGAATGGATAGacatgatagatggatagatacatACTTAGGTAGGTAGATAGAGAAGATGAATGAATAGAAAGACGATGGATGGATcaatagatagatgatggatacATCTAGATAGATAAGATCAATACATAGATGATAAAAGACGGATAAAttatggatggatagatagatgaatggatagatacaTACATAGGTAGGTAGATATAGTACatgaatggatagatagatagatagatagatagatagatagatagatagatagatagataaacatgagatggatagatagatgatagatgggtGGATACGTAGATGATGTATGGAgcaatagatagatgatagatggatagacaCATACATGGTGATAGAtggctagatagatagataaatggctagatagataatagatgggTAGATAGGTTCATACATAGAGAGGTAGATATATTAGATAAATGGATACATAGataatggatggatagatagatgaatggatagatacaGACAtaggtagatatatagataatagatgaatggatagatagatgatagatggatagacaCATAGGTGATGATAGATGGTCAGATGATAaaaagatagaaagatagaaagatagatagatagatagatagatagatagatagatagatagatagatagattatagagCGATAAATAGATGAGTCCCCAGCCCAGCGTACCCCACTGCCCCCAACAGACACCGCAACCCCCTCTCTGCTCTACCCACCACCCCAGGCATGGAAGCCAGCGACGGATACCGGGCCCTACAGTGGAACGGGGGCTCCGGGGGGCTCCCCGAGAACGAAACCACCTTCGCGAGGATCCTGCAGCAGCGGGGCTACGCCACCGGCCTCATAGGTACTCACTCCTGCCGTGGTGACAGGTCGCCCTGAGAGCAGCGACGGCGAGAACCGTGTTCCGACACGAgagaggggtcaggggtcagagccagCATGTGGTGCTGGATCTGTGAGACTTCCCTCTTTTATTgggcatctatctatctatcatctatctacctatctatctatctatcacctatctatctatctatctatcatctatctatctatctatctatcatctatccatctatctacctatctatctatctatttacatctatcatctatcatctatctatctatctatctatcatatatccatctatctacctatctatctatcatctatctatcatctctctatctatctatcatctatctatctatcatctatctatctattatctatctatctgtctatctatcatctatctatctatcatctatctatctatctatcgatctatctatcatctatctatctatcatctatcatctatctatctatcatctatctatctattatctctatctatctatcatctatctatctatcatcgatctatcatctatctatcatctatctatctatctatcatctatctatctatctatctatctatcatctatctatctatctatcatctatctatctatctatctatctagctatcatctatcatctatctatatatctatcgaTCTGTATGTAGATAGGGGtgatatatatacctatatatatatcacacatatatatatacacacacacatgcacacatatatatgtatacatatacatatactcaTATATatgtctacatatatatataaaaatatatacatatatataaatatatatgcacatatatatatgtacacacacatgtatactTATAGTTGTGTAGTTATAAtggaaaacataataaatataaaaaatctatatatataaaagcctaaacgaccgaACAAccgaacgaccggtcgctatgacgcgcactgaccaccaggcggcagacgctcaacgcaggagctgccccccggtggtcagtgagctcctgCAGCCGCCAACCTctcacagcccccacccatgcacgaattcatgccccgggcctctagaatAACAATATCACATATGTaaagtaataattaaataaaaatacccaATACATACATAAACAGCAGAGCGCTGGGATGAACGCAGGGGCGCCACCATCCTTCCCGCCCGGCGTTGAGCGGATCGGTCTTCCTGGTCGGCTTCCCTCTCCAGGAAAATGGCACCAGGGCGTCAGCTGCCACTCCCGCGGCGACCACTGCCACCACCCGCTGCGGCACGGGTTCGACTACTTCTACGGGATGCCCTTCACGCTGGTCAATGACTGCCACCCAGGCCGGCCTCCCGAGGTGGACGCCGCCCTCAGGGCCAGGCTGTGGCGCCACACCCAGTGGCTGGCCCTGGGCGTCCTGACGCTGGCggccggccaggcctgggggctccTGTCCGTGCCCCGGGGGGCGGTCCTGGGGGCGGCCGGCCTCCTGGCCCTGTTCTTCGGGTCCTGGTACGCCAGCTTCGGGTTCGTGAGGCGCTGGAACTGCCTGCTGATGCGAAATGGCGATGTCGTCGAGCAGCCCATGGTTCTGGAGAGGGCCGCCGGCCGCCTGCTGAGGGAAGCCGTGTCCTACATTGAGAGGTATCCCCACCTCCGgcttggttcttttttattattattcctggaggcccggtgcaccgaATTCAGAcacggggggcaggagggggtgtccctcagcccagcccgcaccctctccaatccgggaccccctgggggatgtctgactgctggtttagggatcgggccttaaccgacaggtggacatccctctcgcaatccgggactgatcgcccctaacggccctcccctgccagcctgatcgcccctaactgccctcccctgccagcctgatcacccctaactgccctcccctgccggcctgatcgcccctaacggccctcccctgccggcctgatcgcccctcactgccctcccctgccggcctgatcgtccccaactgccctcccctgccggcctgatcgcccccaactgccctcccctgccggcctgatctcccctaactgctctcccctgccggcctgatcacccccaactgccctcccctgccggcctgatcgcccccaactgccctcccctgccggcctgatcgcccccaactgccctcccctgccggcctgatctcccctaactgctctcccctgccggcctgatcgtccccaacggccctcccctgccggcctgatcgcccctaactgccccccccttccggcctaatcgcccccaaccgccctcccctgctggcctgatcgcccctaaccgctctcccctgccggcctgatcgcccctaactgccctcccctgccggcctgatcgcccctaactgccctcccctgccggcctgatcgcccctaaccgccctcccctgccggcctgatcgcccctaactgccctcccctgccggcctgatcgcccctaactgcctctgccttggcccctgccactgtggctttgtccgtaAGGACGGCCGGAAGACGTCCggtctgtctggtctaattagcatattacccttttattaggatagatttttattttgttattctggttaatcctcaccagtgGATATTTTTCCACATTATCCTCGGATAGTGGACGTGTTAGATATTAAACCGATAAGAACAGATACTCcccttgatcttagccaaaaggccgagaagtgatccattgttttgttgctgttttgggtttttcccccatttttattgatgtcagagaggaagggagagagagagagagagagagaaacatccatgatgagagagaatcatggatcggccgcctcctgcacgccccctactggggatcgagcccacaacccgagcctgtgccctcgaccgggaatcgaacccgggacccttctgtccagaggccgacgctctatccactgagccacaccagccaggggtgGTTCCCAACCCTCCCGTCTCTTCTTGGAAGTCATGGGTCCATGAGCATCGAAACAGAGGCCGTTGTCTTcgaagggtatttttttttctcttctctctcttttttcctttttttttcccagaaaTAAACACCGGCCGTTCCTACTCTTTGTGTCGTTGCTCCACGTCCACATCCCCCTGGTCACCAGGAGAGAATTTCTCGGGAAGAGCAGGCACGGCTTATACGGCGACAACGTCGAGGAGATGGACTGGCTTGTGGGTGAGTCGAGGCCCGACCCGGCCTTCCCCACTCTTGGCCTCAGCATTGAGGAATGGtgacagcccggccggtgtggctcagtggttagagcgtcgacctatgaaccaggactcccgggttctgggctcgatccccagtcgggggcgtgcaggaggcggccggtccgtgattctctcacctcgcggatgtttctctctctctctcttcctcgctgaaatcaatgaaaattattttttaaaaaaatcgtgGACGTGGAAATCGTTGCCATACAGGACACGGATCGCTTAAGGGCAAAAGCCTTTCGAGGTGAGAAGCCACCGCGTTTCTTTgttggggtggttttttttttttgaaagcgttggtttgttttttgcttttatttgtttatttttaatgtattttattgatatttttacagaaaggaaggaagagggagagagagttagaaacatggatgatgagagagaaccatcgatcagctgcctcctgcacgccccccactggggatgtgcccgccaccaaggtccgtgcccttgaccgggaatcgaacctgggacccttcagtccgcaggccggcgcgctatccactgagccacaccagccagggttctttctttttctttttttattttatttattttaaaaaaaatgtttttatttgtttcagagaggaagggagagggagagagagagatagaaacattgatgatgagagagaatcacggatcggccgcctcctgcacgcccccgactggggatcgagcccgcaacccgggcctgtgcccttgaccgggaatcgaacccgtgacctcctggttcctaggtggaggctcaaccactgagccacaccggccgccccccccccccccataatcaATACTGTCTGATTGGCTGTGTCCTGATCATGGTTCCTTGTTTCCTGAAGGCCAAATCCTCGAGGCCCTGGAAGAAAATGGCCTGACAAACACCACCCTCACCTACTTCACCTCTGACCACGGGGGGCACCTGGAGGCCGGAGACGAGGCGCTGGGCCCGCTGGGCGGGTGGAACGGCGTGTACAGAGGTGAGCGCTACCTGGACGCGGGGGTTCGAGACCGGATCCGCCCAGCGAGCCCCACCAGGGAAGGTgggcggggtggctcagtgggtagagcgtcggcctgcggactgaagggtcccgggttcgaatcccggtcaagggcacaggcctgggctgtgagttcgattccaggtcggggtgcgtgtgggaggcagccaatcgatgtgtgtctctctctctctgcctcccttcctctctcgctctctctttttcgtatttcctttttttaataatgtacatgcaataaacattaatatctcaagaggagctattttaaatatagtaatgtCATATGCAATGAGCATTGATatatcaagaaaaatgattttgaatATAATGttcatgcaataaacattaatatctcaagaaaaacgattttaaatatagtaattcaTATGCAGTGAGCATTGATttatcaagaaaaatgatttaaatataatgttcatgcaataaacattaatatctcaagaaaaaagattttaaatataatattatatgcaatgaacattaatattttaataaaaactattttaaatatagtaatgttATATGCAATGAGCAttgatatttcaagaaaaatgattgtGAATATAATGTTcctgcaataaacattaatatttcaagaaaaaaagattttaaatataatagtattaccaaaactgtactaacatagcataatatcacaaaagttgtaggagatattaaaaaatctgcaaataacaggattacgtATATTCTAATTTTTTCCCTCTAGCTctattgttttaagaaaaatgattttaaatataatattatatgcaataaacattaatattttaagaaaatctattttaaatatagtatacatgtaataaacattaatatctcaagaaaagctattttaaatacaataatattatatgcaataaaaatgaatatttaaagaaaaactattttaaatatatacgtgcaataaactaatatttcaagaaaaattattttaaatatagtaatgttgcatgcaataaacattaatatctcaagaaaaacgattttaaatataataatattatatgcaataaacattaatatctcaagaaaagctattttaaatacaataatattatatgcaataaaaatgaatatttaaagaaaaactattttaaatattatatatgtgcaataaactaatatttcaagaaaaattattttaaatatagtaatgttgcatgcagtaaacattaatatctcaagataaacgattttaaatataataatattatatgcaataaacattaatatctcaagagaagctattttaaatatagtaatgtCATATGCAATGAGCATtgatatttctagaaaaatgattttgaatA
The sequence above is a segment of the Myotis daubentonii chromosome X, mMyoDau2.1, whole genome shotgun sequence genome. Coding sequences within it:
- the ARSD gene encoding arylsulfatase D isoform X2 is translated as MAPRGPASPAARNRGPALAALCLLLGTGRLPAADTLRPNVLLIMADDLGIGDLGCYGNSTLRTPNIDRLAAEGVRLTQHLAAAPLCTPSRAAFLTGRLALRSGMEASDGYRALQWNGGSGGLPENETTFARILQQRGYATGLIGKWHQGVSCHSRGDHCHHPLRHGFDYFYGMPFTLVNDCHPGRPPEVDAALRARLWRHTQWLALGVLTLAAGQAWGLLSVPRGAVLGAAGLLALFFGSWYASFGFVRRWNCLLMRNGDVVEQPMVLERAAGRLLREAVSYIERREFLGKSRHGLYGDNVEEMDWLVGQILEALEENGLTNTTLTYFTSDHGGHLEAGDEALGPLGGWNGVYRGGKGMGGWEGGIRVPGIVRWPGVLPAGREVHEPTSLMDVFPTVVELGGGETPQDRVIDGRSLVPLLLGAAEHSAHEFLFHYCGSHLHAARWHDKDSGRLWKVHYMTPRFHPEGAGACHGHGVCPCSGDGVTQHSPPLLFDLSRDPSEARPLSPESEPRFHAVVARVGAALEEHRATLTPVPSQFSLSHILWKPWLQPCCGTFPFCSCTQDGGPSER
- the ARSD gene encoding arylsulfatase D isoform X1, with protein sequence MAPRGPASPAARNRGPALAALCLLLGTGRLPAADTLRPNVLLIMADDLGIGDLGCYGNSTLRTPNIDRLAAEGVRLTQHLAAAPLCTPSRAAFLTGRLALRSGMEASDGYRALQWNGGSGGLPENETTFARILQQRGYATGLIGKWHQGVSCHSRGDHCHHPLRHGFDYFYGMPFTLVNDCHPGRPPEVDAALRARLWRHTQWLALGVLTLAAGQAWGLLSVPRGAVLGAAGLLALFFGSWYASFGFVRRWNCLLMRNGDVVEQPMVLERAAGRLLREAVSYIERNKHRPFLLFVSLLHVHIPLVTRREFLGKSRHGLYGDNVEEMDWLVGQILEALEENGLTNTTLTYFTSDHGGHLEAGDEALGPLGGWNGVYRGGKGMGGWEGGIRVPGIVRWPGVLPAGREVHEPTSLMDVFPTVVELGGGETPQDRVIDGRSLVPLLLGAAEHSAHEFLFHYCGSHLHAARWHDKDSGRLWKVHYMTPRFHPEGAGACHGHGVCPCSGDGVTQHSPPLLFDLSRDPSEARPLSPESEPRFHAVVARVGAALEEHRATLTPVPSQFSLSHILWKPWLQPCCGTFPFCSCTQDGGPSER